In Primulina huaijiensis isolate GDHJ02 chromosome 6, ASM1229523v2, whole genome shotgun sequence, a single window of DNA contains:
- the LOC140978787 gene encoding uncharacterized protein translates to MVTENSERDHIMSSLESVLSKTKWHSDHQQISENKKVSMMRRRTRLDRCIIRKPRIHSIERKVRMLKKLVPNCESMASVERLFKETTEYILALQTRVKLMQIAADVLSGSAESHHQ, encoded by the coding sequence atGGTTACTGAAAATTCTGAACGGGATCATATAATGTCATCCCTCGAGTCAGTCCTAAGCAAGACAAAATGGCATTCTGATCATCAGCAAATCTCCGAGAACAAAAAGGTGTCGATGATGAGAAGAAGGACGCGTTTAGATCGTTGCATCATCCGGAAACCCCGAATTCATTCTATAGAAAGGAAGGTGAGAATGCTGAAGAAGTTGGTTCCAAACTGTGAATCCATGGCATCAGTGGAAAGGCTTTTTAAGGAGACTACAGAGTACATACTGGCTTTGCAAACGAGGGTTAAGCTCATGCAGATAGCGGCAGATGTATTGTCCGGTTCTGCTGAATCCCATCATCAGTGA
- the LOC140978900 gene encoding uncharacterized protein, producing MINFIGKLNKSIKDIVLEKVPKNAKYTSPNTHKDVLNIISNQLRAKIRKGIGDAKFCILVDEAKDASNKEHMAIVSRFVDIEGFLRGRLFSIVHVTNTIVARLKKEISDALGRYDLHIHDMRGQGHDGASSTRGYWNGLQALLLKDCSFVITVLENMVNDGTSNSIRVEASGALIAIKSFDFIFILHLMHKIMGITNLLCRALEEKSLDILSAMDYVSTTKTLIRTLREEGFDILLSHVKEFCVKYDIEIPHMEARYNSGTGRAFQQNDSITVEYCENLKFQQ from the exons ATGATAAATTTTATAGGAAAATTGAATAAGAGTATTAAGGACATCGTCTTAGAGAAAGTTCCAAAGAATGCAAAGTATACTTCACCTAATACTCATAAAGATGTCTTGAATATCATTTCCAACCAATTAAGAGCCAAGATTCGTAAAGGAATTGGGGATGCAAAATTCTGCATTTTAGTTGATGAAGCGAAAGATGCATCTAACAAGGAGCATATGGCTATTGTATCAAGATTTGTGGATATTGAAGGCTTTTTACGAGGGCGGTTATTTTCCATCGTACACGTGACAAATACAATTGTTGCAAGACTTAAGAAAGAAATATCTGATGCACTTGGTCGTTATGACTTGCATATCCACGACATGCGTGGGCAGGGACATGATGGTGCTAGCAGTACGCGTGGTTATTGGAATGGATTGCAGGCCCTTTTATTGAAAGATTGCTC CTTTGTGATTACCGTGTTAGAAAATATGGTGAATGATGGAACTTCTAATTCCATTCGTGTTGAAGCTAGTGGTGCATTGATTGCTATAAAGTCTTTTgatttcatattcatattacaCTTGATGCATAAGATAATGGGGATAACAAATTTGCTTTGTCGAGCATTGGAAGAGAAATCTCTAGATATTTTAAGTGCTATGGATTATGTTTCAACGACAAAAACTTTGATTCGTACTTTGAGAGAAGAAGGATTTGATATCCTACTTAGTCATGTGAAAGAATTTTGTGTCAAGTATGACATTGAGATACCTCACATGGAAGCTCGTTATAATTCTGGTACAGGCCGTGCTTTtcaacaaaatgattcaatcaCAGTTGAGTACTGTGAGAACCTGAAATTCCAGCAGTAG
- the LOC140979324 gene encoding nifU-like protein 1, chloroplastic, translated as MTMASLYSQIIPPFSPNSRIQVSSSSLSLKFSRRVVKSGLYSAEHLDLNAQNVDKVLDDVRPYLIADGGNIDVVSVDDGIVSLKLQGACGSCPSSTTTMKMGVERVLKEKFGDAIKDISQVDESQGQAATVDSVNAHLDILRPAIDNYGGSVQVISIVGGDCLVKYIGPPTIGSGIQAAIKERFPDVLNVHFIT; from the exons ATGACGATGGCGTCCTTGTACTCTCAGATAATCCCACCCTTTTCCCCAAACTCCAGAATTCAAGTATCATCCTCATCGCTCTCTCTCAAATTCAGTCGACGTGTTGTTAAATCGGGATTGTACTCAGCCGAGCACTTGGACCTCAACGCACAAAACGTGGACAAGGTTCTGGATGATGTCCGCCCCTACCTCATCGCAGACGGTGGTAACATCGACGTCGTATCGGTTGATGACGGCATCGTCTCGCTCAAGCTTCAAG GGGCATGTGGAAGCTGTCCTAGCTCAACAACCACCATGAAAATGGGCGTGGAAAGGGTTCTCAAGGAAAAATTTGGGGACGCCATCAAGGATATCTCCCAAGTAGACGAATCCCAGGGCCAGGCGGCAACCGTTGAT TCGGTGAACGCTCATCTGGACATTTTGAGGCCGGCTATTGACAACTATGGGGGAAGTGTACAAGTAATATCCATTGTCGGTGGGGATTGTCTCGTCAAGTATATCGGCCCCCCCACCATTGGATCTGGAATTCAAGCTGCCATCAAAGA